The DNA segment TTACCAAAGGTATTATTTGTGTCATGGTGtgttcatgtattttttttttaaatggtatTTCTTGTCTGGATGTAGCAACCAAAATGCATCATTAACTTCACAAGGGGATCATCTTGATTATCCACATTCTTCAACTTATTTGATTGAAAAGACACCAGATACAGAAGGCAATTCTATAAATGGTACTGACACAAAGGTTGATCAGCCAAAGAAGGAGGTTCTGTTGGCCCCTGAGGTCCATCAACTTCCAACTGTTCCAACACCTCAAAACTATGGTTTGAATTTCATGTCCACCATGTTAGGGACTCAGCAGGTTCAATTTGAGGGAACTGACCCCCAGGCACAAGATACTTCTCGATTTCCTAACTATGTTGTAAGTTTCTTAATATCTTCATCTGCTTAAAACTGTTTCTCCCTATGCTTGGATTTCATGGTGGTCTTTGGTTTTTCTCTTCATATGTTTACGTTTCAATGTGCCTAGATTTGTATGTGTACATAAATGATGCCTAACTATCTTTAGTAATAATTTGCAGTTTCTATTGTTCAGTCGTTTCTTTTCGAGAGTACGTAGCTATCATTACAGTTGCCTTCGTAAACTCATGAAAATCAGCTTGGATGCTTTATTTATTGGATAACACTATGATCCTTGATGTTTCTCTTACTGAATTTACCAAATATTGACAATGTAAAACATGAATTTCAACTCCTAACCCATGCATGGTTTCAGTATTGGCTTATGAATTAGAATCTATGCAGGAATGACCCAGTAGTTCAGTGTCAGTTATACATTTGGACTTTTGTGAGCCATCAATCAGAAAATAACTTATCAGGCTCAAGAAATTTGAAGTGAAATTATGAGACTGCACATTATGGATCTCCAAGAGAGATCAATGGCTTGTTTGGATGAACTTTTCCATCTaggaaaaggaaaatgaaataGACTTCTATATAAGCTAAAAATAGCTTATGTATAAGTTAATTAGTAGAAACTCTCATATTAGCTTCTTTGATATCAGATTTTTAACTTATGCATAAGCTAGTTTTATCTTAGGAAGAaacttattttactttttcttatttttcttttactgttTATGAGGAAAATTACCCAAAGAGACCCCAAACAGTTCAGAGGCAACAACAATACTTTGTTGAAATTGTCAAAGCAAGTAATGAAAGTAAAGTTTTCTTAGGTTTGTTTATGAAGCTTGTACAGTTTGGAAGATAGCTAGTTGATTGATATTGATTGTAGAAGAACGCTTTACGGCTTATATGGAATTTGATGAACTGGAGAATTGCTTTTTTCATCTGACATATTATCCCTACGAAAATTAGCATCGTttgattttgaattatggaaACAGAATCTACTttcctattttttaaaatagttttagtgGAGGTTTCTCTTGTTTTCTAGTGTGTTTTGTATCTTTGCATACCCCACCTTTTGTCCCCCTAATTCTGTGAGTACATACTCCTGCTTATTGTCCTTGTCAGGAAGGTATTAACTTAGTGCAttcttttttgaaattttttgtttGCCTTAGGTTTTTATCATTAGGAATTTGGTATGCCTTTTTAAACGCTAGAAATTAAGTTTACCTTTAacatttttttccaatttttaaaatagatttattttatttttagttggaGTGTGTTGGGTATGCAGTGTTGTGTAAAGGTTTTTACGCCAGCAACCAATTAGAAATTATCTTTGGTATTGCTTGTAAGATATCATAAAGTCAACAAAATTTACCATGCGTATCAATTAGTAATTGAATGTAGGGTCAACAGAACTCTACACTAtgtatattatttattcttttaattatgaCTTTTATCTGTTCATATTGCAGAGTGCAAGTTCTCAGGGTGTGTCCCCTAGCCCAACTCCACCCCTACAGAGTTCTATACCTGTGTCTCCACAGTCAGTTTCTATTTTCAGGCCACCCTACCCTACTAACTTCTTCCCTTATGGCCACTATTACCCTCCAATTTATGTGTCTCCCATACACCAATTTTTAGGCCACAATGGTTTCCCTCAACAGCCATCAGCTGGCAACATGTATCTACCAGCAGCAGCTGGCATCAAATTCCCACTCCCTCAATACAAGGCAGGAACAAACACAGGAAATGCAGCTCATATTGGAATTCCTTCTGGGTCATTTATCACTCCACCTGTAGGTTATGCGCCTGGTCAAACAGTTAGTACCGGAAGCTCCACTGGAAATGAAGATCTTTCTGTGTCGCAGTTAAAGGAAAATCAGATTTACACAACAGGACAGCTGGTTGGTTTATTTCCTTATTAATGATCTTTTATTTCACCCATGCTTATTTCTTGATAAATCAGgaatttttgtttcattttctaTTCCCTTCCTTTCTACAGTATCAATCTTATTTTGTTAGGTTGGTTTCATCGATGTATGTCCTTTTTATTGTGCTCCCATGAAACAAAATTCTTGGATTTCTGTAATCACTAAACTTGTATGGTTTTATACTTTTTTGTTGCAGAGTGAAGGCTCTGCAGTGTGGATACCTGCTCCAGGCCAAGACATATCCAGTTTGCAAGTTAATTCTCTGTATAACCTTACCCCTCAGGGGCAACATCTCACCTTTCCCCCATCACAGGCTGCTCATGGAGCATTTGCTGGTATCTATCAAGCAGGGCAGACTGTAGCTTCACCTTCAACACTTTTGCAACAGTCTCAAGCTGTGGCTGGGCCTGTTGAAACTGTAGGGCCCCCTTCAGGATCTTACCAGCAACCTCAGCCTGCGCAGATCAATTGGAACTCTAATTTTTAGGCTGGAAAACATTTTCTTGGTGCCATAATGTTGATGTTCACACATGATGTGCTCAGATCCAGGGAAGTATGAATGAACACTGGCCAGATCTGAAGTGTAAATAAAAATGCGGCCAAAGAATGAGAAAGGAAATTAGTAACTGTTTTTGGTGGAGATTTTGTACTAACGATTTTGAAGGGTGCTAGTTGCAGGTTTTCAtttcctctattttttttttaatttttgagcCTTAAGTCTATTTATCCCTCACCTCTTCTTTTACCCGAGAGAACATTTAGTTGTTGCTATAAGAAACTTGGTAATTCCTAGTGATAATATACTAAGCCAAGAGTTGGAAGGTGAGATTTACAAATTTTTCCGTTCCAATTTCTCACCTGTATATTACATTTTGATATCAGAGAACATTGAAATTATACAGTTTTATTTGGAGCATAAGAATTGTATGATCTATTTTTCTTCAGTAGAACATTTCAAAGTCTTTTTTCTCAAGAGCCTTAACCTGATTTCGCATGAAGGAAAGTGCTTTTTTATGGATTTTTTCTGGCACTGCTGATTTCCAAAATTTTGAATTCTATTTTCTAGCCAGCATGATTCTAATTAAGTTTTTCATTTCTGAAATATTGTTTAAAGGTGATTTTGGTTTCGGATATTTAATCTATTTGCTAATATCGAGTTGGAATGTTGATGTAGGTCTCACTTTCAATCAGTTTGActatttgttgaattttctgATTTTTGCGTTTCTTTCATgaaagaaagttttaaaaaactaagaaaaaagaaaagaagtaaAACTTGTGGCAATTTTTAGATTGtctgataaaaaataaagtgaaagaaaaaagtttggagaaatgtatataaaaagaaattaaaacttttaagaaaagaaatataCAGGGAAAAAAGGTAGAACAAATAACTGAactgagaaaagaaaagaaaataattaatcaagTCTCATTTCCATGAATGATAACTTTTGATGTTTTATTCAGTAATATATTTATACTTTGATATTAACTAGAAAGAAAATAAGTACGATTTAAATAGATTAAACAAAGGTAAGTTAATGGAATATTTAATCAaggaaaataatattaatccgaaattattaatattaatttgagTTATGATAATACTGGCACTCTATCTTgtattatttatgaaatatattttaataatttagtcAATCAATTTTTATTACAAAGTTTCATATctgatatatttaattatttttgaaataaaaaatattaacttaaaaataatgtagaaaatttaaaatgatattaagAACTCTGCATATATAATTCTATTATGATATTAATATCAAATATACACTCGGTTACATGATTGCAGAGAATGTTATTTGAAAGCCAAAGAATTTAATTatggtaataaaaaaatattttctcttttattttatgtgtcgtttaattttttaaattgactGTTATTTACTTAtatcattataataattaaaattttatttcaatatcaTCCTAAATAAATTATCACCCTAATATAAATTCTTTCAGAACATAAACTAAATAAGTGAGACAATATTGCTTAACAATTATTAGTGTATTGCTAACGACAAACTACcctctctatttttttttatctgtttcTGAAGGTTGTTTCTGCAAGAAATAGAATAAATTATCTTGATTTTAACTAAAtagttgaataattttttatttatctcaataaatatatgttaaatcGTTTAAAGATTACAAGAAACTATTATAATTGATAAAAGGGTAATTGATATCTTGTTgacaaataacaataaatagaaacaaaaattctaaaaattccAAACTTGAAAATAAAGTATAAGGAAGTAATTAGATGtggttataaaaaatataataattatctgTTTAAATGTGGAATAGTTACAAAAAGTGAAATAACAAAGAATGTTAgaatattttagtaaaaaaaattcaatttctcAATGGAGACTGGAGATGAGTTAGCTTCtctcacttttattttttattattaataaaaatttataaaataatttttaaattgatatctaaattagatattaagattttaactattaatatttagattttaaattagttcataaagattaataaagattaatttaaaatataaaataataaataattaaaacttgaTAACTAATagttatatactaatttaaaattagtttataaatttttattaataataaaaactattttaaatataaataactttctagtttataaataatctataatttaatcaaataataataaattattttggtttctaataCTTTTAACATGTTGCTAAAGTTAAAGCTCTTCAATATCATGCTATAGTTTTTTCTTATGGAGTATTCATCatatttgttgatttttttttttatctcagtGCTCCAGGAGAAATTGTGGTTGAATAAAcaaaaatcaagtttttctaCTTAAATATAACAGAAACTGATGGAACTTTGTGAAAAGCTACCCTTCAACAAATTTGCAGTGACTGATAAATTACTGTGACTGATCTGTCTATACAAAAAGTGTGGCTGCACAATTAGAATTGCTAAAAAAGAAAAGGACATGAAATGAGTCTGTCTGATGTGTTTGTTTTTTCTTGTATTATATGGCTCAGACAATGGTGCTGCTGTTAATATTTACACTCAAATCTGTGCCGTCTTCACCTGTTGATTTCGGCTTCGGTGAAGGCAACATTTGCTGCATATTTTCCTGAGACCCTTGCAAATTCAATGATGTGTAGATTGACATTCCAGAGAGAGCAACAACAGCACCACCAATGCTCACAACCCCAGGATCTGACTTGAATAATAGGTACCCTCCCAACAGAATCACACAGGTCTTAAACTGTCCTAAAACAACATGAGTTGTAGCAGAAGTGGCCCTGCAAAGATTGGTTCATGATGTGATGTTAGCAAACTAATCTTGTCCATGCTCCACCAAGGAGCCACAATACTAAAAGGAATGACATAGTGTTTGTGTCAGAAAAGAGAAAAGTTTTGTTAACACCATGAAAAAAACATACATTTGACACTGTTTATatagtataataatatttttaaattaaaaaataaaatgaaaatgaataaaatattaatttattaaggtGTGAAGGGTATGTTTTTACTATTGAGAGTATTAATTTATCAGCACCAGAAAATGGTGTAGGAAGGGAAATGCAGTCTCACCCCAATGCCAAGGCCCCTGACCATTGCAAGAGAAAACCAAGGAGAGCAGACACAAAAACAGCAGTTGAGTTGTTCACATCCCACTTGAAGGATAGCACTCCTGGTGGATCTATCCATGGCATCAATGCCCCAAGGAAGAAAATTGTGACAGGGGTTGTCTTCCACATCAACCTACAATGAAAAAGTTTCAAGCTGGTGCATTGACATACTTTTTCCTAAGAGAAATTTGGGTAGTAAGTAAATACTTAAGTGTAGCACTTCAACAAATACTTACGTATAAGTTGTTCAATTGAAGACAAAATAAGATCAAAATGGTATCTGTTTTCATAATCATGATCAAACCATGAGTTTTTTGGTACACTTGAATAAATGTTTGTCATATTTCTGTCAAATTCtcaatcacttacaaaaatACTCGTCATAAGCCTAAATAAGTTGTGAATAAACTCCTCCAAATGCACCCCTAACAACTACTACTTACGCCAGAGCTGTCCAGTTTCCCTGCTGTTGTAAAGTAGACCATAAAATTTTGTTAATGGCACTTGGGATTATCCATGCAATTGCAATTAGAGCACCAAATAAATTGAACTCTAAATCTGTTACAGTTGCAATTGCTACACCTGCTGACACCACAGCCAAAGCCAAAACCTGCATCATTCCAATGACATGATTAGTGCATTAAAAACAAGGGAGTGGAATAGTTCTTTTTCAGATATGTTcaatgctttacaaaagagaagaaaagaagggAAGGGTGTGTGCGCGCGTAATTCTTCACCTTTGTAAAAGAAATGGTTTTTCTAAAAAGAATGAACTCCGCAAGAACAATTGTAGGGGTGACAGCAATCTTAGCCATTTGGTAGAAACCAATACTGCAAAAGCTGGATTGTCAGCAAACAGTAAAGCtctgaatattttattacgAAGATGCTAACTAATGCAAGAGCAAGAACCTGTTATACTGGAGGCTAGTGTTTGCAAGGCCAGAGGCAAAGGCCATAACAGCACCAAGGGCAAATAAAGAAGAGAATGGAGTTGTTTTAGATGGAGGAGACACAGGAAGCACTGATAGTGTCTTGAAAATGGCAAGTAGAAGCCATGCAGTGATGTAGTGTACAAATGTGAGAAAAATTGGGAAGTTGAAGCCAACTTTACCCATCACCTGTTAACATAATCACCAGTTAACATAATTATACACAATTCAAGTGTAAGGGTGTTTGATCAATAGGCTAAACATCTAAagatattaagaagtggactttaagcctaactcaacttcTAAAACTGActtatgaggtgaggtttgcacctacttatatagaatgaaatgctctaatctttagtcgatgtgagatctccaacacactcctCACGCTGAGAGTGAGAGCTCGTGCGTGAGACAACATATTATGAGTAAAGTCagttttataaagttgaattaGGCTTACAAATCCATTTATTAATAAGAGAGTTACTAGTGTGATAAGTTGGGGCATTCAGATCATCACATTATAAAACTGAAGCAAAAAGAATGCAAATTGTCCTGACCAATTTGTTTGCCATGATAATCCCAACAGCAACCATAAAGTTGAAGGACAGTGCCACCACTGGTCCACAATATTTTTGCTGTTGTCGCTTGGCTCCTTCTGAGGTTCGGATTTCATTGTAGAGTGAAGCTCTGAGTTCTTCCAGTGCTCTACCTGATAGTTTGATTCATTAGAACTGGCCAGGTCTAGTTTATTTATATTGCTATTGGAAACACACATTAACGATAATGAGTAATATTGAACGAGTAACATCTTTAAAATTCGTGCAAAATGGAAACTTAAGACATTGAATAAGCCCCTATTATTATTCCAAACAGGGCCTTAAATTAGCTTAAATCATCATGGCTCAACAGAGAAAGAAGAATGGAGCAGAAGGGCCAGATGATGCTAAAGAAGaaggaaggaaaagaaagatgaaTATATCAGAGACAAATCATGCATCTTTATTTCACATTCATTTCATGTCCTCATTAGCCAAACAAAGGTCCAAACAATTTACAAAGTTGTTGTAAAAAGGAAGATCAAGGtggtgtaatttttttgaattggcGAGTGAGAACATCAATCAAAGTTGCAGAAACATAAACACAGCAGCATCAGTTCAATCAAAATGCAAATTGGTGTTAGAAAGTTTCCATGATAAGAAAGACCTTCTGATGCAACCATGATAAAGCATAACACAAACTGcggaaaaaaacaaaagaaaagaaaagtaacgTAACAAACTTATAGTCTTCCACCGCCAAAACCGGAGTATCCAATGCTTTTTAAGCGATAAAATATCATTTCACACAAAAAGGGCTGAGGAAAATAAGATCATGCAAGATGAACATAGTTGAGATCTATCCATtacataacaaatttcagaaaaCCAATCCCAGAAAAAACAAACACACATGAATGAACATAGGTAAAAGCGAAAGTatgatatgtatatatatacattacTGAAATTAGATAATGCAATAAAACTAAGATGGTATGAAATCAgctaagaaaatcataaaagacCTGCATCACCAGCATCACTGTCTTTCCTTTTAATAAACCTTCGTCCTCCTCTCCACAGTGAATCCAAAAGCCCCATTACTAAGTGGCCTATTCATGGATTTGGATCACATATGCAATGAAAATGCAAGGCAATCTTTGCAAAACACATGCATTTCTATGATTATCTATACCAATCAGATGCAGAAGCCAAAACAGAAAGGCAGAGAGAAAAGGGTGTTGATATAAATACGAATTAATAGGCCATGTTGCTTAAAATACAATCAACGCAAAAGGGTGGGGAAACAGAAAATTTACATTGTGAAAGGAGGGGTTTTTGAAATgcatgaaaagaaaaagacaaaagaGAAAGTGAAGGGAATTTACTTTCTTCTCCAAAGGAATATTGCATCTGATGAGAGTGCCAACAAAAGGGCACCACGtgtttgtgaaatgaacctagTAGAAAGTGTAGGTGAGGGTAGTAGCAACACCTGTCTACCTCGTACACTAGGAATTGATGTAACTGTTGATTTACGGGGAAGTTAATGTGACATCATGAAATCaaatattgttatatatatCATTATGAAATAGTCAAACACTTGTTGCAACCACCACCATgcactttttttgtttttaggtATCATTGCCTAATCTAATGCCTTCAACACTACAACCTCTTCTTTTCTGCTTTCATATCAGCTTAACTTGATGCAGAAGTTTCATCTCACTCACCACAAATTCACCTTTTCCTATTCTCATATTCCACCAACTGGTTGGTACCATTAACCATTCAACTCATCcaaactttcttttcttctttccatCACAAACAAACTACTGCTATTCTGCCTTCTGCATTCTGCAAGGAAAATGCTTCCTTTTTTTCTGCAATATAACTTGTGTTATTGTTAAAATTCACGAGCCTAAGATTTCTCtgcatataaattatattttgtatctgtgttaaataattcattttgctgtatatttttaaatattattgaaaaatgAATTTGAGAATTAAGATAAGAAAGATTGAAAATGTTATCAAAATATCACTGTATCACCGTACaatttatatgtttaaaaatatttatttattatgatttcaatttttatatagtttatatattgaaaacatgtatatttatagaaaaattgAGTTATGACAAACAAGCACTTATAAGTAcaataaaaatgaagaaattgaaTGCTTAATATATAAGATTAAACTAAAATTGAGAACAGAACCAATTATAAtcactttttaattatatttaaggttaaaaaatcaattaatcGTAAACTAATTTAACTGTTGTGACTCGAATTATCTTATTCTTTTAAGTTAATATAATCCAATAAATAACACCCTGTTAACAATAGTTTAGAAACCCAGAGATGATGCTATTCCAATTTCCAAGAAATCAAATTTGTTTGCAGTtttaaggaaagaaaaacaaataagaaTGGATgactatttttgttttgtttagctaaataaaaattaaaagaataatatatatatatatataatttttttttttacttttgtttaGTATGATGATATGGGTATAAATGCTCTATCTAAACTCAAAcgcaaaacaaaatatattaatttgcaCTAATTAGaatattagttaaatttatttcactcatgatttaataaaaaagaattctAAACTCGGATCAAAACATAATTTAGTAAAATATTAgatttagttttagttttgaTTGATATTATAAGTGTGAGATTTAATCCATTAGATTCTAATGTAATAATGGTACAATTTTAATTTCCAAACATGTAATACATTAATGTCACCACAATATATTGCAAAtaacaaaagaattaaaattgaaaatttttaatatatgaagGATTCAATTGGCACCATTAGAGttatttagagactaaaatcaCATACTTGTATATCCCTTTAGTACTTTTAGGAATTCAATTTCTACTTTGAATTTATAAGTCCATGGATATGTGTTGTGTGATAGGCTACTAGGTTCGCACACACTTCTTAAATGATATACCGATACTCGTATGACACGTATAGTTGAAGtgtcaaatttaaaaactatttgttggatttttgataattttagcATGGTCTTTcttaacacaatttaaaaagaaagaaatatattaattttctaaaaattcaaacttattgtattaatttttgttataattacTAAAACAAGGAACAAATCCATTTAAACCAGCTATGACAAAAATCTTTTTgctacaaaaaaaatttaaaacatactTCTTctacacataaatctttattatcaatttataaatttataattatataatatatagaccTATGTTACTATGTCTTCTCATATCCTACATTTAAGAGatagattatacgtatcttaTGTCCATATCCATATCATATCAGGATCCGTGTCGTGTTACATACGTTACACAACTAATTTTGATTCCATTAATTGTTCATAAGAAAGGTTAATTCAGTCAATGATCTGCAAAAGTGTATAAAGAAAATCTACTCAGAATGAGCACAGCTGATGTAGACTAGGTTATGAGAAATCTTAAACGTAAcgttataataaatttatcattcAAAAGTTAAAACATATATTAGAAATAGGAATGGTAAAATGAGGAAAATGGCTCTGCCATTAATGTGAAGCTTTCATATTAACAAAAGCCACTAACTGGTTTTCAACCAAAATCCAATTTTTCTGCTCACTCCATGAGGTGTTAGttgcataattttctttttttatgctTCTCACAAGTCACATCTCACATGTTTTCCACTCATATTTGTTTTTGCATATCTTCTGAGAATTGATTGATATCATGAAATACCCTGTTATCTCTCTATCTGTCAATTTTCTAAACCGtgcatattttataaaatttagaacAGTTTTATTAAATGATATTGAATGAAATTGAAACTAAAAGAACTATTATCTTCCTTTTTTGGTTGGTCGACTTGCTCTTCCTTCCTCTCGGATGAACTTCTTCTCTTCTGTCACTCCTCCTTCCTCTTTTTCGTGAACTCTGAATTTGGATGGTACTGCAAAAGACACTCCAACCCTCAAGTCAGACTTTGACACTCAACACTTAATTGTTTAGTACTAGATGACGacgttatttatataattattctaAATCCTTTGTTATTGGGCCTGATTAAGAATTTAACCTGATACACtgttttatgtttaatttttgatTAATGTCACTAGTTCTCTGCTTGCGTGTAATGGTTCAGTCGATTCTGACTGAGTGCTGGACTTTAAACCGTATTGAtagttaaaaaaacattttccttGAAATTATGAGACCAGAAATCTCTGTTAAATTTTTAATCAAGAAATAATAGTTTTAATTCCTTAACTCTTGCCTTGAAGTAATGGGTAACACttaacaaaatcaaaatttgaattttaaggAATATTAAATATGATTGTATCAATATTAATCAGACAACTAACGTGATTAATTAAGAAAAGATATCTCATATCACTCAACCAAACATATTCAACAATGAGCATAATAAGATTGGGCTGAAAACAACAAGGTGTGTTCAAATTATACCTGTTATCCCACATGTTTTGTGAGTAAAAAGTATGCACACCAAATActtgaaaaagaaaagtgaaTCTGCAAAATGGAAATGACTTTTTTGTTGAGTTTtcattgtaaaagaagtattccatttttttttcacatcaATCTAATAAACATGAGATTGAAGACATGCAGAAGTGTATTTGATAAACGTTCAGTTACTTACCAAGCCAATTTATTCATGTTCTTGACATGTTCTAATGACAAATCACAATGGTTGAATTCAAAGCATATGGGAGAACAACATTCATACCTTTCATGGACCAAGAAACTGCCATGAAAAGTATGTGGCCCACCAACCAAAATTCTGCCTCCATACATGATATATAGGCAACCTCTTGGTCTGATGCAGTTGACTCACAGTATCTAAACTATACTATTACAATACTTGACTTCAACAAGTTCTCATTAGCTTCCAAGATAATGGAGAatgaaagagaagaagagaTTGAGGACATGTCAATGTCACCCCCATCTCTTGGCTCCATGCAATTTGCAGGGAGCAATGGCTTTGGTCACAGCATGGAGTTCATGTCTCAGGCTTATCTTCCGAATATGTACACAGAGATTGACATCAAAATTGAGGATTCCAATTTCAACCAAGATCCCCCCTTCCCCATTTATCTCAAGGTAGAGAAAAATGGTTAAACTCTGCAACTTAATCAGGATTTTCTTTCCCCCTACATCACCACAGATTATTGCATGGTTAAAAA comes from the Phaseolus vulgaris cultivar G19833 chromosome 8, P. vulgaris v2.0, whole genome shotgun sequence genome and includes:
- the LOC137826493 gene encoding nucleotide-sugar uncharacterized transporter 2 isoform X4, with amino-acid sequence MVAVGIIMANKLVMGKVGFNFPIFLTFVHYITAWLLLAIFKTLSVLPVSPPSKTTPFSSLFALGAVMAFASGLANTSLQYNSIGFYQMAKIAVTPTIVLAEFILFRKTISFTKVLALAVVSAGVAIATVTDLEFNLFGALIAIAWIIPSAINKILWSTLQQQGNWTALALMWKTTPVTIFFLGALMPWIDPPGVLSFKWDVNNSTAVFVSALLGFLLQWSGALALGATSATTHVVLGQFKTCVILLGGYLLFKSDPGVVSIGGAVVALSGMSIYTSLNLQGSQENMQQMLPSPKPKSTGEDGTDLSVNINSSTIV
- the LOC137826493 gene encoding nucleotide-sugar uncharacterized transporter 2 isoform X3; protein product: MVASEGRALEELRASLYNEIRTSEGAKRQQQKYCGPVVALSFNFMVAVGIIMANKLVMGKVGFNFPIFLTFVHYITAWLLLAIFKTLSVLPVSPPSKTTPFSSLFALGAVMAFASGLANTSLQYNSIGFYQMAKIAVTPTIVLAEFILFRKTISFTKVLALAVVSAGVAIATVTDLEFNLFGALIAIAWIIPSAINKILWSTLQQQGNWTALALMWKTTPVTIFFLGALMPWIDPPGVLSFKWDVNNSTAVFVSALLGFLLQWSGALALGATSATTHVVLGQFKTCVILLGGYLLFKSDPGVVSIGGAVVALSGMSIYTSLNLQGSQENMQQMLPSPKPKSTGEDGTDLSVNINSSTIV
- the LOC137826493 gene encoding nucleotide-sugar uncharacterized transporter 2 isoform X2; the encoded protein is MQYSFGEESRALEELRASLYNEIRTSEGAKRQQQKYCGPVVALSFNFMVAVGIIMANKLVMGKVGFNFPIFLTFVHYITAWLLLAIFKTLSVLPVSPPSKTTPFSSLFALGAVMAFASGLANTSLQYNSIGFYQMAKIAVTPTIVLAEFILFRKTISFTKVLALAVVSAGVAIATVTDLEFNLFGALIAIAWIIPSAINKILWSTLQQQGNWTALALMWKTTPVTIFFLGALMPWIDPPGVLSFKWDVNNSTAVFVSALLGFLLQWSGALALGATSATTHVVLGQFKTCVILLGGYLLFKSDPGVVSIGGAVVALSGMSIYTSLNLQGSQENMQQMLPSPKPKSTGEDGTDLSVNINSSTIV
- the LOC137826493 gene encoding nucleotide-sugar uncharacterized transporter 2 isoform X1, with the protein product MGLLDSLWRGGRRFIKRKDSDAGDAGRALEELRASLYNEIRTSEGAKRQQQKYCGPVVALSFNFMVAVGIIMANKLVMGKVGFNFPIFLTFVHYITAWLLLAIFKTLSVLPVSPPSKTTPFSSLFALGAVMAFASGLANTSLQYNSIGFYQMAKIAVTPTIVLAEFILFRKTISFTKVLALAVVSAGVAIATVTDLEFNLFGALIAIAWIIPSAINKILWSTLQQQGNWTALALMWKTTPVTIFFLGALMPWIDPPGVLSFKWDVNNSTAVFVSALLGFLLQWSGALALGATSATTHVVLGQFKTCVILLGGYLLFKSDPGVVSIGGAVVALSGMSIYTSLNLQGSQENMQQMLPSPKPKSTGEDGTDLSVNINSSTIV